A section of the Pedobacter sp. HDW13 genome encodes:
- a CDS encoding ABC transporter substrate-binding protein: MRGSFNYIFWIFCATLIFSCKENASHQAKKVFNINLDQGLTSIDPAFARNQNAIWMTNQIFNGLVQVDSSLQTIPCIAKSWQISADALTYTFNLRNDVYFHDDPIFKNGKGRKVVASDFAYSFYRLIDPKVASSGGWIFSDKVKDEHNFIALNDSTFQIKLVRPFPPFMSLLTTQYCSVVPKEIVSHYGKDFRSHPIGTGPFKFKYWKEGEILVLLKNEHYFEKDEKGIKLPYLDAVKATFITDKQSGFMSFIKKDLDFYYNVDGSYRDDILTKSGKMTSKYKGKFNLTKSPYLCTEYVGILVDTSLAIVKKSPLRLKKIRQAINYAIDKDKLIKYLRNGVGVSATSGFIPKGMPGFDSLAVSGYAYNPKLAAKLLTEAGFPEGKGLTEITLNTTTTYKDLIEFIQGELTAVGIKTKIDVSPSASLRDLMSKNHVNFFRGSWLADYGDGENFLSMFYSKNKVPYGPNYTAFYNKAFDQLFEQSYYEPDNEKRFALYRKMDQIVMDYAPVVPLFYDQSVVMLQNNISGYSFNPQSLMILKRVQKK; this comes from the coding sequence ATGCGAGGCTCATTTAATTATATATTTTGGATTTTTTGTGCCACCCTGATCTTTAGCTGTAAGGAAAACGCCAGTCACCAGGCTAAAAAAGTCTTCAATATTAACCTCGATCAGGGCTTAACCTCAATAGATCCAGCCTTTGCCCGCAACCAGAATGCCATCTGGATGACCAACCAGATTTTTAATGGTTTGGTGCAGGTCGATTCATCGCTGCAAACTATTCCATGCATTGCTAAAAGCTGGCAAATTTCTGCCGATGCTTTAACTTATACCTTCAACCTGCGCAACGATGTTTACTTTCACGACGATCCTATCTTTAAAAACGGAAAGGGCCGAAAAGTTGTAGCCAGTGATTTTGCCTATAGTTTTTACCGTTTAATTGATCCGAAAGTAGCTTCATCGGGCGGCTGGATTTTTAGCGATAAAGTAAAGGATGAACATAATTTTATTGCCTTAAACGATTCTACTTTCCAGATTAAGCTGGTACGCCCCTTCCCGCCGTTTATGAGTTTGCTTACCACGCAATATTGCTCGGTAGTACCCAAAGAAATTGTAAGCCATTATGGCAAGGATTTCAGGAGCCATCCCATTGGTACAGGGCCCTTTAAATTTAAATACTGGAAAGAAGGCGAAATCCTGGTGTTATTAAAAAATGAGCACTATTTCGAAAAAGATGAAAAAGGCATTAAATTGCCTTACCTCGATGCGGTAAAAGCTACTTTCATAACCGACAAGCAGAGCGGCTTTATGAGCTTCATAAAAAAAGACCTCGATTTTTATTACAATGTAGATGGAAGTTACCGGGATGATATCCTGACCAAAAGCGGTAAAATGACGTCCAAATACAAGGGAAAGTTTAATCTGACTAAAAGCCCCTATCTGTGTACCGAATATGTGGGTATACTTGTAGATACCAGCCTGGCCATTGTTAAAAAATCGCCCCTGCGTTTAAAGAAAATCAGGCAGGCCATTAATTATGCCATTGATAAAGATAAGCTCATTAAATACCTTCGCAATGGTGTAGGCGTATCGGCAACCTCTGGTTTTATTCCCAAAGGGATGCCCGGTTTTGATAGCCTTGCCGTTAGCGGTTATGCGTATAACCCTAAACTTGCCGCAAAACTTTTAACAGAAGCGGGGTTCCCTGAAGGTAAAGGCCTGACAGAAATTACCCTGAATACCACTACAACCTATAAAGACCTTATTGAGTTTATACAGGGAGAATTAACTGCTGTTGGCATTAAAACCAAAATTGATGTGAGTCCAAGTGCCAGCTTAAGAGACCTGATGTCGAAAAACCATGTAAACTTTTTCCGCGGCTCCTGGCTGGCCGATTATGGAGATGGCGAAAATTTTCTTTCCATGTTTTATTCAAAAAACAAAGTTCCTTACGGCCCCAACTATACTGCCTTTTACAACAAAGCTTTCGACCAATTATTTGAGCAGAGCTATTACGAACCTGATAACGAAAAGCGGTTTGCACTATACCGCAAAATGGATCAGATTGTGATGGATTATGCACCAGTGGTACCACTTTTTTACGATCAATCGGTGGTAATGTTGCAGAACAATATTTCCGGATATTCTTTTAATCCGCAAAGCCTCATGATTTTAAAACGGGTTCAAAAAAAGTAA
- a CDS encoding outer membrane beta-barrel family protein, protein MKKLLLLTLTLGLFFKVHAQFPAGGFGGGAKKTTVTGRITAVILDSLTKKPIDYATVSLINAKDNKSVNGGVTDEKGKLTLQNVSPDAYKLMIGFMGYKTKTILVTTTPAKPDNNIGTIYISSTENALADVQVQGTKAVIENKIDRMVYNAEADGTNAGGDATDVMRKVPMLSVDINGNVQLRGGAVRVLINGKPSGTMASSVADALKMIPAEQIKSVEVITSPSAKYDAEGSGGIINIITKKSNAQGVSGTVNASAGTRQNNGAFNLTAKTGRLSVNTALGGNFAYAQNSRVVISNITRVDNVIVNNVMQDGYSKWSREGLNGSLGVDYDFNAYNNISSNVKFNSFSNGGPGKSSFITNGVELTNISDMDMTFRNMDWNVDYKKTTKKEGEEFSISGQLSTGRTPQNFSNTFIPAGATTGNLVERSNTSKNNEYTIQSDYTYPFTKSSILEVGAKGIFRTIKSQFDVSAQDFDYSQDVAAAYGVMSFNLTKKLKFKGGLRAEYTSISFNTQANGIQKNDYLNLFPSAILSETLKGNATLKLSYNRRLQRPGQNYLNPFLNDSNPINLQQGNPYLSPELSDNLELGYSTYIKGSVINASVFYRRTGGVIESSLATNSAGTPLTTFINVGNSQTYGFNLFGSYNPKPKWTLMSNIGLNTYEVNNTTNNFSTGTFLNYNLFARSAYGFGKGYNFELFGVVNSPRRTYQGKTDAMIFYGASFKKDILNKKGSIGVNTLNPFTKDLHIQTVNNSIMNAVTINQSQNIYYPLRSFGVNFSYSFGKLKFTEKKKIKNDDIKQDQQQGGGGMGGGVQQ, encoded by the coding sequence ATGAAAAAACTGCTACTATTAACCCTCACCCTTGGACTATTTTTTAAAGTGCATGCCCAGTTTCCTGCTGGTGGCTTTGGTGGGGGAGCAAAAAAAACAACTGTTACCGGTCGTATCACCGCCGTTATATTAGACTCATTAACTAAAAAACCTATTGATTACGCAACTGTATCGTTAATTAACGCAAAAGACAATAAATCGGTTAACGGTGGTGTTACCGATGAGAAAGGGAAATTAACCCTGCAAAACGTATCACCCGATGCTTATAAATTGATGATTGGTTTTATGGGCTACAAAACCAAAACGATATTGGTTACTACTACGCCTGCCAAACCCGATAACAATATCGGTACCATTTATATTTCTTCTACAGAGAATGCTTTGGCTGATGTTCAGGTACAAGGTACCAAAGCGGTTATCGAAAATAAAATAGATAGGATGGTGTACAATGCAGAAGCAGATGGTACTAACGCCGGTGGCGATGCAACAGATGTAATGCGTAAAGTACCCATGCTTTCGGTAGATATTAATGGCAATGTGCAGCTTCGTGGTGGAGCCGTTCGTGTATTAATTAATGGTAAACCATCTGGTACCATGGCCAGCAGCGTTGCTGATGCGTTAAAGATGATCCCTGCCGAGCAGATTAAAAGCGTGGAGGTAATTACCAGTCCATCGGCTAAATACGATGCGGAAGGATCAGGTGGTATCATCAACATCATTACCAAAAAATCAAATGCACAAGGTGTGAGTGGAACCGTTAATGCTTCGGCAGGTACCCGCCAAAATAATGGTGCATTTAACTTAACTGCTAAAACTGGTCGATTGAGTGTAAATACCGCCCTGGGTGGAAACTTTGCCTATGCTCAAAATTCTCGTGTTGTTATATCCAATATTACACGGGTTGATAATGTTATTGTAAACAATGTTATGCAAGATGGTTATTCGAAATGGAGCAGGGAAGGTTTAAACGGAAGTTTAGGGGTAGATTATGATTTTAATGCCTACAATAACATCAGCTCAAATGTAAAATTTAATAGCTTTTCTAATGGTGGCCCTGGCAAATCATCGTTCATTACAAACGGTGTTGAGCTAACAAATATCAGTGATATGGACATGACTTTCAGAAACATGGATTGGAATGTCGATTACAAAAAAACAACTAAAAAAGAAGGAGAGGAATTTTCAATTTCAGGCCAGTTATCTACAGGAAGAACCCCACAAAACTTTAGCAACACTTTTATCCCTGCAGGCGCCACAACAGGAAACCTTGTTGAAAGAAGCAATACCAGTAAAAACAATGAGTATACTATTCAAAGCGATTATACCTATCCGTTTACCAAATCTTCAATTTTAGAAGTTGGTGCCAAAGGGATTTTCCGAACCATTAAGAGTCAGTTCGATGTATCGGCCCAGGATTTTGATTACAGTCAGGATGTTGCCGCAGCTTACGGTGTAATGAGTTTCAATCTGACTAAAAAGTTGAAATTTAAAGGCGGATTAAGGGCGGAATATACATCAATTAGCTTCAACACCCAGGCTAACGGTATTCAAAAAAACGATTATCTGAACTTGTTCCCAAGTGCAATTTTATCTGAAACCTTAAAGGGAAATGCAACCTTAAAATTAAGTTACAATCGCCGTTTGCAAAGACCAGGTCAGAATTACTTAAATCCTTTCCTTAACGATAGTAATCCAATTAATCTGCAACAGGGAAATCCTTACCTAAGCCCCGAGTTGAGCGATAACTTAGAGCTAGGTTACAGTACTTATATTAAGGGATCAGTGATTAATGCATCTGTATTTTACCGCCGAACAGGTGGCGTAATTGAGAGCTCCTTAGCTACAAATAGTGCTGGTACGCCATTAACAACCTTTATTAATGTTGGTAACAGCCAGACTTACGGCTTCAATTTATTCGGTTCCTACAATCCTAAACCTAAATGGACCTTAATGAGTAATATTGGATTAAACACCTACGAGGTAAATAATACCACTAATAACTTTAGCACCGGAACATTTTTAAACTATAATCTGTTTGCCCGCTCTGCTTACGGATTTGGTAAGGGTTACAATTTCGAATTATTTGGTGTTGTAAATTCACCAAGAAGAACCTATCAGGGTAAAACCGATGCGATGATTTTTTATGGTGCTTCATTTAAAAAAGATATCCTGAATAAAAAGGGATCAATTGGTGTAAATACTTTAAATCCATTTACAAAAGATCTTCACATTCAAACGGTAAATAATTCTATCATGAATGCGGTAACCATTAACCAAAGCCAAAATATTTACTACCCGTTGCGTTCGTTTGGCGTAAACTTTAGCTATTCATTCGGTAAGCTTAAATTTACTGAAAAGAAAAAGATCAAAAACGATGATATTAAGCAAGACCAACAACAAGGTGGCGGCGGAATGGGTGGTGGCGTTCAGCAATAA
- a CDS encoding SusD/RagB family nutrient-binding outer membrane lipoprotein: MQKIIKYTLCSVLIATLGLQSCKDSYFDKLSDNPNQVPVPTLNALLATSTYKIGNNNYFIGSIVAPYVQYTANPTANGAGDTYQAIDFSATWDALYFAMADANEMKKLAISQGSSEYKGVADVIIAYNLTLVNDLWGDAPFSQAFNIDNLTPKYDKQQDVYNQAMALLDEAIVELAKTNSTIKLAPNSDLIYGKTTAERANWLKMAYALKARLLNKVSKTSAYNPTAVLAALSNSFAANADDASMATFKERNPWANVALSNSQQSLGGWLSEQFIDALNGKTFTVFDPRIEKITDKTINNIYIGTVNGAGNRLPGANTTKDECYISRNSPWTSDTAPLFIVTYAELKFIEAEAYFDSDKIKSYAAYLAGISANMDKLTVSTTNRDTYLADPLVAVGAAALTKDLIFKEKYIVTYLNPEAWNDARRFDYKYKDFGLPANNALPTFIRRLDYTQGERSKNGANVPTDVPRTTKLWWDQ; encoded by the coding sequence ATGCAAAAGATTATAAAATATACATTGTGCTCAGTTTTAATTGCAACACTAGGCTTGCAAAGCTGTAAAGACAGCTATTTTGATAAACTGTCAGACAATCCGAACCAGGTTCCTGTGCCAACGCTCAATGCGTTGTTGGCTACATCGACCTATAAAATTGGAAACAACAATTACTTTATTGGAAGTATTGTTGCCCCTTACGTGCAATATACAGCCAACCCCACGGCTAACGGTGCTGGCGATACCTATCAGGCAATTGATTTTAGTGCCACCTGGGATGCCCTTTACTTCGCCATGGCCGATGCTAATGAAATGAAAAAGCTGGCCATTAGCCAGGGTTCCAGCGAGTATAAAGGTGTAGCCGATGTGATTATTGCCTACAACTTAACTTTGGTAAATGACCTTTGGGGAGATGCACCGTTTTCGCAGGCTTTTAACATCGATAACCTTACGCCCAAATATGATAAACAGCAGGATGTTTACAATCAGGCTATGGCACTTTTAGATGAAGCCATTGTAGAGCTTGCCAAAACCAATTCGACTATTAAACTGGCGCCAAACAGCGATTTGATTTATGGAAAAACAACTGCAGAAAGGGCAAACTGGTTAAAAATGGCTTATGCTTTAAAAGCCAGATTATTAAATAAGGTGAGTAAAACCAGTGCTTACAACCCTACAGCAGTGTTGGCCGCACTTAGCAATTCTTTTGCCGCCAATGCTGATGATGCAAGTATGGCTACTTTTAAAGAACGTAACCCATGGGCAAATGTGGCACTATCCAATTCACAGCAATCGTTAGGAGGCTGGTTATCCGAACAATTTATCGATGCATTGAATGGCAAAACTTTCACTGTTTTCGATCCCCGAATCGAAAAAATTACCGACAAAACGATCAATAATATCTACATTGGAACGGTAAATGGTGCCGGTAACCGCTTGCCTGGTGCCAACACCACTAAAGATGAATGTTATATTTCGAGAAATTCTCCCTGGACCAGTGATACAGCCCCTTTATTTATTGTAACCTATGCTGAGTTGAAATTTATTGAGGCCGAAGCTTATTTCGATAGCGACAAGATAAAATCTTACGCAGCTTACCTGGCAGGTATTAGTGCCAATATGGATAAACTTACGGTTTCAACAACCAACAGAGATACTTATCTGGCAGATCCGCTTGTGGCGGTTGGTGCTGCGGCTTTAACCAAAGACCTTATTTTTAAAGAAAAGTACATTGTTACCTATTTAAATCCGGAAGCTTGGAACGATGCACGCCGTTTCGATTATAAGTATAAAGATTTTGGTCTGCCGGCCAATAATGCACTTCCTACATTTATCCGCCGGCTGGATTATACCCAGGGTGAAAGAAGTAAAAATGGTGCCAATGTGCCTACTGATGTACCACGCACTACCAAATTGTGGTGGGATCAGTAA
- a CDS encoding SusC/RagA family TonB-linked outer membrane protein codes for MRKTFTLIFFLCILLVGLSSMAQVKTITGKITSSDDGGPLPGVSIKIKGTNAGTSSDSDGSFTIKAPSSSSILVISLIGYKTQEITVGNKTTVNANLVPDAQELQEVTISTALGITRQAKSLGYAAQSVGGSDLNYNHQPNLLNALQGKIAGATISSTGGGPGQGANIRIRGVNSIDPNISGDPLYVIDGVQIDNSTSTVGANPDGTAFGARGVTNRASDINPEDIETINILKGGAATALYGLRGANGVVVITTKRGKQNGVSVNLNSSYGFDEVLKSPDVQTEYTQGVLGVYTNPPGGIGPAWGPTIAEAKLIDPTHPDQLFNNYDRAFGTGQQIKNSVSVAGGGDVVKFFSSVSQLYQKGMMPNTDNKNFSGRLNTDFIISPKFKASVNMNFTNSGGYTYSADRFGESLAYWSPRYDVSDFQNADGSQKYIGTNNPIWGTANNRFKGDVNRFIGGASLSYDPVKWLNFSYRLGFDTYTDNRVRTARGPMYATEAMYDNAQGFYGEFNTKFRTINSTFVATFTSKLTDDITGTLRLGQELYDRKSKEIGTLGSILGVYDFFNLANAGVLTPTQTLKQKRLVGYFGEATFDYKNYLFLTLTGRNDITSTLPKASRSFFYPSASLSYVFSDQFKLPAVISQAKLRLSYARIGKDASEYSTFTGYTPYISLPTGTGGLTIASNLGNANLRPEFTNTYEAGLEMSFFKNRLGFDFTYYYSLSQDQIIQTQISSAVGYVTKSINAGDIRNRGVELVINGKPIVSKDFRWDVNLNLSANRNKVLTMPNGITEIVYGAARGYGNAGVTMKLIQGQPYGNIYGSYFNRYYGGQAEDPIVLDKNLPLLISANGFPSISGGKQKLLGNSQPNYIVGLGNTFRYKDFSLNVLFDARLGFEKYNWLEDFYSAFGLPDYTADRRTTKVFDGVLANGQPNTKPVYMGQRFGPDGVDYGEGYYRIYYRNVSEPFVSDASWVRLRSASLTYNVPQNWLPAKSIKNASLSVTGNNLWLWTKYYGVDPESSSFDAGSNNDGSAGFTYPSARTIMFTLNVGF; via the coding sequence ATGAGAAAAACCTTTACCTTAATTTTTTTTCTTTGTATTTTACTGGTGGGCCTATCCTCAATGGCACAGGTAAAGACAATTACGGGAAAAATAACCTCGTCTGATGATGGTGGGCCATTACCTGGCGTAAGTATAAAAATTAAAGGAACAAATGCAGGAACATCGAGCGATAGCGATGGTAGTTTTACCATTAAAGCGCCTTCTTCCAGTTCTATACTCGTTATAAGTTTAATCGGGTATAAAACACAGGAAATTACGGTTGGCAATAAAACCACTGTAAATGCTAACCTGGTGCCCGATGCACAAGAACTACAGGAAGTAACCATTTCTACCGCACTAGGTATTACTCGTCAGGCCAAATCTTTAGGTTATGCGGCGCAATCAGTTGGCGGAAGTGACCTGAACTATAACCATCAGCCCAACCTGCTTAATGCTTTGCAGGGTAAAATTGCCGGCGCAACTATTTCCAGTACAGGAGGTGGTCCTGGCCAGGGTGCAAATATCAGAATCAGGGGGGTAAACTCTATCGATCCAAATATTTCTGGCGATCCCTTATATGTGATTGATGGTGTGCAGATTGATAATTCGACCTCAACCGTTGGTGCTAATCCCGATGGAACTGCCTTTGGCGCAAGGGGAGTAACCAACAGGGCTTCGGATATTAACCCCGAAGATATTGAAACCATTAATATTTTAAAAGGTGGTGCAGCTACTGCCCTTTATGGCTTAAGAGGTGCAAATGGCGTAGTGGTAATTACAACTAAAAGAGGTAAACAAAACGGGGTTAGTGTTAACCTGAACAGTAGTTATGGGTTTGATGAAGTTTTGAAAAGTCCTGATGTTCAAACTGAATACACCCAGGGAGTTTTAGGGGTTTATACCAACCCTCCTGGAGGTATTGGGCCAGCCTGGGGACCAACCATTGCCGAAGCAAAACTGATCGATCCAACACATCCTGATCAGTTATTTAACAACTATGATCGTGCATTTGGAACCGGCCAGCAGATAAAAAACTCGGTTTCGGTTGCCGGCGGTGGTGATGTAGTAAAGTTTTTCTCGTCAGTTTCGCAATTGTACCAAAAAGGGATGATGCCCAATACCGATAACAAGAATTTTTCAGGAAGGTTAAATACTGATTTTATCATCAGTCCTAAATTTAAAGCATCGGTAAATATGAATTTTACCAATTCGGGTGGCTATACTTACAGTGCTGACCGTTTTGGAGAAAGTTTGGCCTACTGGTCGCCACGTTACGATGTTTCAGATTTCCAGAATGCGGATGGTTCGCAAAAATACATTGGTACAAATAATCCGATATGGGGTACTGCCAACAACAGGTTTAAAGGCGATGTAAACCGCTTTATCGGCGGGGCAAGCTTAAGTTACGATCCCGTAAAATGGCTTAATTTTTCTTACCGTTTAGGTTTTGATACATATACCGATAACCGCGTGCGCACGGCCCGTGGCCCTATGTATGCTACAGAGGCAATGTACGATAATGCACAGGGCTTTTATGGAGAGTTCAATACCAAGTTCAGGACCATTAACAGTACGTTTGTAGCTACCTTTACTTCTAAATTAACTGATGACATTACCGGAACTTTAAGGCTGGGACAAGAGCTTTACGATCGTAAATCAAAAGAAATCGGTACTTTAGGAAGTATCCTTGGGGTTTACGATTTCTTTAACCTGGCCAATGCAGGTGTGCTTACCCCAACACAAACCTTGAAACAAAAACGATTGGTTGGTTATTTTGGTGAAGCTACTTTTGATTATAAAAATTACCTTTTCTTAACCCTAACCGGACGAAACGATATTACCTCTACCTTGCCTAAAGCAAGCAGGTCGTTTTTCTATCCTTCTGCGAGTTTAAGTTATGTATTTTCAGATCAATTTAAACTGCCTGCAGTTATAAGCCAGGCTAAGTTGCGCTTATCTTATGCCCGGATTGGTAAAGATGCATCCGAATATTCTACTTTTACCGGATACACACCTTATATATCGTTGCCAACCGGTACAGGTGGGTTAACCATTGCCTCTAACCTGGGTAATGCCAACCTTCGCCCCGAATTTACCAATACTTACGAGGCTGGTTTAGAGATGTCGTTCTTTAAAAACCGTTTAGGTTTCGATTTTACCTATTATTATTCTTTGAGTCAGGATCAGATTATCCAAACACAGATTTCTTCTGCTGTAGGTTATGTAACCAAATCTATTAATGCAGGCGATATCAGAAACAGAGGGGTAGAGCTGGTTATAAACGGTAAACCTATTGTATCAAAAGATTTTAGATGGGATGTGAACCTGAACCTATCAGCAAATAGAAATAAGGTGCTGACTATGCCAAACGGAATAACCGAAATTGTATATGGTGCCGCAAGGGGCTATGGAAATGCCGGAGTAACCATGAAACTTATCCAAGGGCAACCTTATGGTAATATTTATGGCAGTTATTTTAACCGTTATTACGGAGGTCAAGCCGAAGATCCGATTGTACTTGATAAAAACCTTCCGCTGCTGATCAGTGCCAATGGATTTCCAAGTATTTCTGGTGGCAAACAAAAGCTATTGGGTAACTCGCAGCCTAACTATATTGTTGGACTGGGCAATACATTCAGGTATAAAGATTTTAGTTTAAATGTATTGTTCGATGCCCGTTTAGGATTCGAAAAATACAACTGGCTGGAAGATTTTTATTCGGCTTTTGGCTTGCCGGATTATACTGCCGACAGAAGGACTACAAAGGTGTTTGACGGCGTATTGGCCAATGGCCAGCCCAATACCAAACCAGTGTACATGGGACAACGGTTTGGCCCTGATGGGGTAGATTATGGCGAGGGTTACTACCGTATTTATTACCGCAACGTTTCTGAACCATTTGTAAGTGATGCATCATGGGTACGTTTGCGTTCGGCGAGTTTAACCTACAACGTACCGCAAAACTGGTTGCCGGCAAAATCAATCAAAAATGCTTCACTTTCGGTTACCGGAAATAATTTATGGTTATGGACCAAATATTACGGTGTAGATCCCGAGTCGAGCTCTTTTGATGCCGGTAGCAACAACGATGGTTCTGCAGGGTTTACCTATCCATCTGCCCGCACTATAATGTTTACCCTTAATGTTGGTTTTTAA
- a CDS encoding prolyl oligopeptidase family serine peptidase, producing the protein MKKSLLILFMLLSTSKIFAQSFSLKSVLSYPFPSQLVAAPTGTKIAWAANEQGKRNIYTAAAPDYKAVKITSYNEDDGQELTSLSISPDGTWIVFVRGGDHGGRDGGPVNAASSAIASKIQVLAISFTGGKIITIGEGDNPLISPNSKQVLFSKAGQVLIAPIDGLMPAKNLFYAKGINGGYKWSPDGEKVAFVSNRTDHAFIGIYTNDETPVQWLSPSFAKDNMPVWSPDGKEIAFIRTPGSGSETDSILSRKHQAWAICTVNVSTGQGKQIWKAPETIRASYPSIDGGANLQWARDKIVFTSYEDGWPHLYSINPDGSGRLLLTPGNYGVENIKLGSDKKTLVFAANTGKDGDDLERRHVYKVSVNQANMQPLSSGKGIEAYPVISGDNLTFFCLSATAERPLLPAVIAGGKVIKLIGESLIPTDFPIKEMVVPKHVRFKAADGNTVYGQLFSPKKMIKNQPAIVYVHGGPQRQMFLGWNPMDYYSIDYALNQYLVNLGFTVLAVNYRLGTGYGFDFHKPMGAGAQGASEYQDIKAAGEWLAAQPGINKDQIGIYGGSYGGYLTALALGKDSKLFAAGVDIHGVNNRFSSQATEGKEPAPDATLAAKIALSSSPVSYINTWTSPTLIIHADDDRNVAFNQSVDLARRFEDKHFEFEFLVIPDDTHHWMKFSNGLKVSEATAKFLKRKLMDKK; encoded by the coding sequence ATGAAAAAATCGCTGCTTATCCTGTTTATGCTCCTTTCTACCTCAAAAATATTTGCACAGTCGTTTAGCCTGAAATCTGTTTTGTCTTATCCTTTTCCAAGCCAGTTGGTAGCCGCGCCCACAGGGACAAAAATAGCATGGGCGGCAAATGAACAGGGGAAAAGAAATATCTATACTGCGGCAGCTCCCGATTACAAAGCGGTAAAAATTACCAGTTACAATGAAGACGATGGGCAGGAGTTAACCAGTTTGTCTATTTCGCCAGATGGCACCTGGATTGTTTTTGTGCGTGGTGGCGATCATGGTGGAAGGGATGGTGGTCCGGTTAATGCAGCCTCATCTGCAATTGCGTCAAAAATACAGGTTTTAGCTATCTCTTTTACGGGTGGAAAGATCATCACCATTGGCGAAGGCGATAATCCACTTATTTCACCAAACAGCAAACAGGTGCTTTTTAGCAAAGCCGGTCAGGTTCTAATTGCGCCAATTGACGGACTAATGCCTGCCAAAAACCTGTTTTATGCAAAAGGGATTAACGGAGGATATAAGTGGTCGCCCGATGGGGAGAAAGTTGCCTTTGTTTCTAACCGTACCGATCATGCTTTTATTGGAATTTACACCAATGATGAAACACCTGTGCAGTGGTTATCGCCATCATTTGCTAAAGATAACATGCCGGTTTGGTCGCCCGATGGTAAAGAAATTGCCTTTATTCGTACACCTGGTTCAGGTAGTGAAACAGATTCTATTTTATCCCGTAAACATCAGGCCTGGGCCATCTGCACCGTTAATGTTTCAACAGGGCAAGGTAAGCAGATTTGGAAAGCTCCTGAAACGATCAGGGCATCATACCCATCAATTGATGGAGGTGCCAATCTGCAATGGGCACGGGATAAAATTGTATTTACTTCATACGAGGACGGCTGGCCACATTTGTATTCCATTAATCCCGATGGCTCGGGTAGGTTGTTACTCACGCCGGGCAATTATGGTGTAGAAAATATAAAACTGGGTAGCGATAAAAAAACATTGGTTTTTGCTGCCAATACAGGTAAGGATGGTGATGATCTGGAAAGAAGGCATGTTTACAAAGTTTCAGTAAATCAGGCAAATATGCAACCTTTAAGTAGTGGGAAAGGGATTGAGGCCTACCCGGTAATATCGGGCGATAATCTTACTTTTTTCTGCTTAAGTGCTACCGCAGAGCGGCCACTTTTACCAGCTGTTATTGCTGGAGGAAAAGTGATTAAGCTCATTGGTGAGTCGCTTATTCCCACCGATTTTCCGATTAAGGAAATGGTTGTGCCCAAACATGTACGTTTTAAGGCAGCCGACGGTAACACGGTTTACGGGCAGTTGTTTTCGCCGAAGAAAATGATCAAAAACCAGCCTGCAATTGTTTATGTGCATGGTGGGCCGCAAAGACAAATGTTTTTAGGATGGAACCCCATGGATTATTATTCCATAGATTATGCTTTAAATCAATACCTGGTTAATTTGGGTTTTACTGTGTTAGCTGTAAATTACCGTTTAGGCACTGGTTATGGTTTCGATTTTCATAAACCAATGGGTGCGGGGGCACAAGGAGCATCAGAATACCAGGATATTAAAGCAGCTGGCGAATGGCTGGCAGCGCAACCCGGTATTAATAAAGATCAAATAGGAATCTATGGAGGTTCTTATGGTGGTTATCTAACTGCACTAGCACTTGGAAAAGATTCGAAGCTGTTTGCTGCAGGTGTAGATATTCATGGGGTAAATAACCGATTTAGCAGTCAGGCTACCGAAGGTAAAGAGCCGGCACCTGATGCTACACTTGCGGCTAAAATTGCTTTGTCATCCTCGCCTGTCAGTTACATTAACACCTGGACCTCGCCAACACTTATTATTCATGCCGATGATGACCGCAATGTGGCCTTTAATCAGAGTGTAGATTTAGCCAGGCGTTTTGAGGATAAGCACTTTGAATTTGAATTTTTAGTTATCCCGGATGATACCCATCACTGGATGAAATTTTCGAACGGATTGAAAGTAAGCGAGGCTACCGCAAAGTTTTTGAAACGGAAATTGATGGACAAAAAGTAA